In Leeia speluncae, the DNA window GATTGTTTTTGTTTTGCAGAAACCAATGGGTTAATTTGTGCCGTTACATCTAGCCCCGCACCGACTGTCATACTGTCTGCCGCAGCAGCCAAACCTTCGATGACCTGATCAAACTTACTACGATGGATATATAAACGAGACGCTGCCGCACACACTTGTCCCTGGTTTAAGAAACCACCCATGATGGCGCCCTGAATCGCTTTATCTACCGGCACATCACCAAAGATGATCATCGGGTTCTTACCGCCCAGTTCTAGCGAGAAGCGTGTCATGTTATCTAGCGCGGCATGGCCAACGGTCTTGCCAATGTCGGTAGAACCGGTAAAAGAAATCTTGCTAACTA includes these proteins:
- a CDS encoding aldehyde dehydrogenase family protein, producing VSKISFTGSTDIGKTVGHAALDNMTRFSLELGGKNPMIIFGDVPVDKAIQGAIMGGFLNQGQVCAAASRLYIHRSKFDQVIEGLAAAADSMTVGAGLDVTAQINPLVSAKQKQSVCRYIEIGKQEGAKVVAGGYAPDLPGYFVRPTVIVDVDHSKTLVKEEVFGPVLVAMP